From one Microlunatus sp. Gsoil 973 genomic stretch:
- a CDS encoding ABC transporter ATP-binding protein yields MTGPAVQTRGLSKRFRHQLAVDQVDLEVPRGAVYGFLGPNGSGKTTTIRMLLGLIRPTSGVSRVLGEPIPERISHALPRVGSLVEGPAFHPYLSGRKNLLRLDAADPHASHRSAGRRIDAALERVGLMPAAGKTFRAYSLGMRQRLAIAAALLQPRDLLVLDEPTNGLDPQGTREVRHLVSDLADDGATILISSHLLSEVEQICSHIGVMHAGKLLAQGTIDELRARTAPTVRLETTDPRPAIKIMTELGLETPRSERTGDHHLVSAPLGNVETAKIVPALVADGVPVLGFRVAAQSLEDVFVGLTGEGFDVSG; encoded by the coding sequence GTGACCGGACCCGCTGTCCAGACCCGCGGTCTGTCCAAACGGTTCCGGCACCAACTGGCCGTCGATCAGGTCGATCTCGAGGTGCCGCGCGGCGCCGTGTACGGTTTCCTCGGCCCGAACGGATCCGGCAAGACGACGACGATCCGGATGCTGCTGGGCCTGATCCGGCCGACATCCGGTGTCTCGCGGGTGCTGGGCGAACCCATTCCGGAGCGGATCTCCCACGCCCTGCCCCGGGTCGGATCGCTCGTCGAGGGGCCGGCGTTCCATCCCTATCTCTCCGGGCGGAAGAACCTGCTGCGCCTCGACGCCGCGGATCCCCACGCCTCCCACCGCTCCGCCGGCCGTCGGATCGACGCCGCGCTGGAGCGGGTCGGGTTGATGCCGGCGGCGGGCAAGACGTTCCGCGCGTACTCACTGGGAATGCGCCAGCGGCTGGCGATCGCCGCCGCCCTGCTACAGCCCCGCGACCTGCTGGTGCTGGACGAGCCGACGAACGGGCTCGACCCGCAGGGCACTCGCGAGGTACGCCACCTGGTCTCCGATCTTGCCGACGACGGTGCGACGATCCTGATCTCGTCGCATCTACTCAGCGAGGTCGAGCAGATCTGCAGTCATATCGGCGTGATGCATGCGGGCAAGCTGCTGGCCCAGGGCACGATCGACGAACTGCGCGCCCGGACCGCACCGACCGTACGGTTGGAGACAACCGATCCGCGGCCGGCGATCAAGATCATGACCGAGCTCGGGCTCGAAACGCCGCGCAGCGAGCGCACCGGTGATCATCACCTGGTCAGTGCGCCGCTCGGCAACGTCGAGACGGCCAAGATCGTTCCGGCACTGGTGGCCGACGGTGTTCCGGTGCTCGGCTTCCGGGTCGCGGCGCAGAGCCTGGAGGACGTGTTCGTCGGCCTGACCGGGGAGGGTTTCGATGTCAGCGGTTGA
- a CDS encoding ABC-F family ATP-binding cassette domain-containing protein — MGHVELTGVSFHLPDGRPLLDDISFRVGDGAVVALVGPNGAGKTTLLRIIAGDLQPTDGGVSRSGGLGVMRQFIGSIRDGSTVRDLLFSLAAPRLRRAVAEVDRLELRLMSDDSEPTQLDYAAALAEYADSGGYEAEVTFDACCTAALGIDYERAKWREVNTLSGGEQKRLALEALLRGPDEVLLLDEPDNYLDVPGKQWLEEQLQATRKTVLLVSHDRELLANAATSIAALELGSAGNTLWVHGGGFTTFHQARRERFERFEELRRRWDEEHAKLKQLVIMYKQKAAYNSDMASRLQAARTRLAKFEEAGPPQELPREQHVSMRLRGGRTAKRAVIIENIELTGLMRPFSTEIWYGDRVGVLGSNGSGKSHFLRLLALGGTLPEVDQQPIGGFDLAPVAHTGLARLGSRVRPGLFAQTHHHPELVGRTLLEILHRGDDHRDGLDREYAARRLDRYELAKAADVRFEQLSGGQQARFQILLLELSGVTCLLLDEPTDNLDIESAEALEAGLESFEGTVVAVTHDRWFARGFDRFLIFGADGGVYESDQPVWDEGRVQRAR, encoded by the coding sequence GTGGGACACGTGGAACTGACCGGGGTGTCGTTCCACCTCCCGGACGGCAGACCGCTGTTGGACGACATCAGCTTCCGGGTCGGTGACGGCGCCGTCGTCGCGCTGGTCGGGCCCAACGGCGCGGGCAAAACGACCCTGTTGCGGATCATCGCCGGCGACCTGCAGCCGACCGACGGTGGCGTCAGCCGTAGCGGCGGACTCGGCGTCATGCGGCAGTTCATCGGAAGCATCCGCGACGGTTCCACGGTTCGCGACCTGCTCTTCTCACTGGCCGCGCCCCGGCTGCGGCGTGCTGTCGCCGAGGTCGATCGGCTCGAACTGCGGTTGATGAGCGACGACAGCGAACCGACCCAACTCGATTACGCCGCCGCCCTGGCCGAGTATGCCGATTCCGGCGGCTACGAGGCCGAGGTGACCTTCGACGCCTGCTGCACGGCAGCGCTCGGCATCGACTACGAACGGGCCAAATGGCGCGAGGTCAACACGCTGTCCGGCGGCGAGCAGAAGCGACTGGCGCTGGAGGCGCTGCTCCGCGGCCCTGATGAGGTCCTGCTGTTGGACGAGCCGGACAACTATCTGGACGTCCCGGGCAAGCAGTGGCTGGAGGAGCAACTCCAGGCCACCCGCAAGACGGTGTTGCTGGTCAGCCACGACCGCGAGCTGCTGGCCAACGCTGCCACCTCGATCGCAGCACTCGAGCTCGGTTCGGCCGGAAACACGTTGTGGGTGCACGGCGGCGGGTTCACGACCTTCCACCAGGCACGCCGGGAGCGGTTCGAGCGTTTCGAGGAGCTGCGCCGGCGCTGGGACGAGGAGCACGCCAAGCTCAAGCAACTGGTGATCATGTACAAGCAGAAGGCGGCGTACAACTCCGATATGGCAAGCCGGCTGCAGGCGGCCAGGACCCGGCTGGCGAAGTTCGAGGAGGCCGGGCCTCCGCAGGAACTGCCGCGGGAACAGCACGTCTCGATGCGGCTGCGCGGCGGACGTACGGCCAAACGTGCGGTGATCATCGAGAATATCGAGCTCACCGGTCTGATGCGGCCGTTCTCCACCGAGATCTGGTACGGCGATCGGGTCGGCGTACTGGGTTCGAACGGGTCGGGCAAGTCCCACTTCCTGCGCCTGCTCGCTCTCGGCGGCACGCTGCCCGAAGTCGACCAACAGCCGATCGGCGGATTCGATCTTGCCCCGGTTGCTCATACCGGCCTCGCCCGGCTCGGTTCCCGGGTCCGTCCCGGGCTGTTCGCACAGACCCATCACCATCCCGAGCTCGTCGGCAGGACGCTGCTGGAGATCCTGCACCGCGGCGATGATCATCGCGACGGACTGGATCGGGAGTACGCGGCCAGGAGACTTGATCGCTACGAGCTGGCCAAGGCTGCCGACGTCCGGTTCGAGCAACTGTCCGGTGGACAGCAGGCCAGGTTCCAGATCCTGCTGCTCGAGCTGTCCGGGGTGACCTGCCTGCTGCTGGACGAACCGACCGACAACCTCGACATCGAATCGGCGGAGGCACTCGAGGCTGGGTTGGAGTCCTTCGAGGGAACGGTGGTTGCGGTGACCCACGACCGCTGGTTCGCCCGGGGCTTCGACCGGTTCCTGATCTTCGGCGCCGACGGCGGGGTGTACGAGTCCGACCAGCCGGTGTGGGACGAGGGTCGGGTGCAGCGGGCCCGTTAA
- a CDS encoding class I SAM-dependent methyltransferase, with amino-acid sequence MTDHYFTNSPNAGRNRQTTTATIWGTEYRFITASGVFARSGLDIATQVLLRSLEPPVGVGRLCDVGCGYGPIAIALADHCPGAVVDAVDVNDTALGLCAENATLAGVADRVLPMRPEQADPNVRYDEIWSNPPIRIGKQALHDLLLLWLPRLRPGGAMRMVVGKNLGADTLQAWLADQGYPCDRVASAKGFRVLVARTPG; translated from the coding sequence ATGACTGATCACTACTTCACCAACTCGCCCAACGCCGGACGGAACCGGCAGACCACAACCGCCACCATCTGGGGCACCGAGTACCGGTTCATCACCGCCAGCGGAGTGTTCGCCCGCTCCGGTCTGGACATCGCCACCCAGGTGCTGCTGCGCTCGCTCGAGCCGCCGGTCGGTGTCGGCCGGCTGTGTGACGTCGGCTGCGGCTACGGCCCGATCGCGATCGCGTTGGCCGACCACTGCCCCGGCGCAGTCGTCGACGCCGTCGACGTCAACGACACCGCGCTCGGCCTGTGCGCGGAGAACGCGACGCTCGCCGGGGTCGCGGACCGGGTGCTGCCGATGCGGCCGGAGCAGGCCGACCCGAATGTCCGCTACGACGAGATCTGGTCCAACCCACCGATCCGGATCGGGAAACAGGCCCTGCACGACCTGCTGCTGCTCTGGCTGCCGCGACTGCGGCCGGGCGGTGCGATGCGGATGGTGGTCGGGAAGAATCTCGGCGCCGACACCCTGCAGGCCTGGCTCGCCGACCAGGGCTATCCGTGTGACCGGGTGGCGAGTGCAAAAGGTTTCCGCGTGCTGGTCGCCCGCACCCCCGGCTGA
- a CDS encoding superoxide dismutase, with protein sequence MAAYELPDLPYDYAALEPHISGKIMELHHDKHHATYVAGINTALDQLAEARETGNLGTVGGLEKNLAFNLGGHVNHTVFWPNLSPDGGDKPDGELGAAIDEYFGTFDAFRAHFEATANTIQGSGWAMLVYDTLGQRLNIVQLYDQQGNLPLAQIPIVLLDMWEHAFYLQYQNVKADYVKAWWNVVNWADAQTRFTAATQQTAGLIIPN encoded by the coding sequence ATGGCCGCCTATGAGCTTCCCGATCTGCCCTACGACTACGCAGCGCTGGAGCCCCACATCTCGGGCAAGATCATGGAACTCCACCACGACAAACACCACGCCACCTACGTCGCCGGCATCAACACCGCCCTGGACCAACTCGCCGAAGCCCGCGAAACCGGCAACCTCGGCACCGTCGGCGGACTGGAGAAGAACCTCGCCTTCAACCTCGGCGGCCACGTCAACCACACCGTCTTCTGGCCCAACCTCTCCCCCGACGGCGGCGACAAACCCGACGGCGAACTCGGCGCAGCCATCGACGAATACTTCGGCACCTTCGACGCCTTCCGCGCCCACTTCGAAGCCACCGCCAACACCATCCAAGGCTCCGGCTGGGCCATGCTCGTCTACGACACCCTCGGCCAACGCCTCAACATCGTCCAGCTCTACGACCAACAAGGAAACCTCCCCCTGGCCCAAATCCCCATCGTCCTCCTCGACATGTGGGAACACGCCTTCTACCTGCAATACCAAAACGTCAAAGCCGACTACGTCAAAGCCTGGTGGAACGTCGTCAACTGGGCCGACGCCCAAACCCGCTTCACCGCCGCCACCCAACAGACCGCCGGCCTGATCATCCCCAACTGA
- a CDS encoding ABC transporter permease — protein MSAVEAVPNPVVSWLRLFSSECRLVLSRRRNIAGLGVLAAVPILIAVAVKIWGAGGGGPSFVDAITGNGLFVALAALAVELPLFLPLAVSWISGDSIAGEANLGTLRYLLTVPVGRTRLLTVKYASLIFFSLCATLLVAVVGGLIGSILFGTGPMILLSGNTVGFGPTVLRLALVCGYLAAGFAALAAIGLFVSTLTEQPIGATVATVLINVGMFVLDTISQLDWLHPYLLTHWWMSFGDLLRSPIYTADINRGLLTALAYAIVFWLAAWARFTSKDVTS, from the coding sequence ATGTCAGCGGTTGAGGCGGTACCCAATCCGGTCGTGTCCTGGCTGCGGCTCTTCAGCTCCGAGTGTCGGCTGGTGCTCAGCCGACGCCGCAACATCGCCGGACTCGGCGTCCTGGCCGCGGTGCCGATCCTGATCGCCGTCGCGGTGAAGATCTGGGGTGCCGGTGGCGGCGGGCCGAGCTTCGTCGACGCGATCACCGGCAACGGCTTGTTCGTGGCGCTGGCGGCGCTCGCCGTCGAGCTCCCGCTGTTCCTGCCGCTGGCCGTCTCCTGGATCTCCGGCGACTCGATCGCCGGCGAGGCCAATCTCGGCACCCTGCGCTATCTGCTGACCGTTCCGGTGGGGCGGACCCGGCTGTTGACCGTCAAGTACGCGAGTCTGATCTTCTTCTCCCTGTGTGCCACGCTGCTGGTCGCGGTGGTCGGCGGGCTGATCGGTTCGATCCTGTTCGGTACCGGCCCGATGATCCTGTTGTCCGGGAACACCGTCGGCTTCGGCCCGACGGTCCTGCGGTTGGCGTTGGTGTGCGGTTATCTGGCGGCCGGATTCGCCGCGCTCGCAGCGATCGGACTGTTCGTCTCGACGTTGACCGAGCAGCCGATCGGCGCAACCGTGGCGACCGTGTTGATCAACGTCGGGATGTTCGTGCTGGACACCATCAGCCAGCTCGACTGGCTGCATCCCTATCTGTTGACCCACTGGTGGATGTCCTTCGGCGACCTGTTGCGGTCACCGATCTACACCGCCGACATCAACCGCGGCCTGCTCACCGCCCTGGCGTACGCGATCGTCTTCTGGCTCGCGGCGTGGGCGCGGTTCACCAGCAAGGATGTGACCAGCTGA
- a CDS encoding MFS transporter, with translation MNQSMEASAHDQRRPAMRSRPARGQPRAEEVLREPMFARFWTASTVSSVGTAATSIALPVLVVRYLGASNFEVGLVNAAQLLPYLVLGLLAGVFIDRWRRRPMLIRTSIGRAVLLASVPAFWAVGWLSLPLLIVILVGFGALNVFAIAGAQSFLPAVVSRPQLFRANARIDQSDAVAQTLGPAAGGALVAALGAPLILLIDAVSYVVNAVLIGRIKVLEPTPEPVDRRSGIGAAIKDGVRWIYRHPTLGPMTVSSHVWFIGNNAMLTVLAPFALRDLDLSSLTFGLLFALLGVATLAGALLSPRIGDLLGVGRTVVTCRAGYPVALVLLGVIAGHGVSRTAAVVVVFGALGLWGLISGVENPVEMGYRQTITPPNFLGRVNSTARSANRTCAVLGALAGGAVSGAFGYRTAFLLGAAALIAPFVIAVVTPLRSARIET, from the coding sequence GTGAACCAGAGCATGGAAGCATCGGCCCATGACCAGCGACGGCCCGCGATGAGGAGCCGCCCGGCACGCGGTCAGCCGCGGGCCGAGGAGGTCCTCCGCGAGCCGATGTTCGCCAGGTTCTGGACGGCTTCGACGGTCAGCTCCGTTGGAACCGCGGCCACCTCGATCGCCCTCCCCGTGCTGGTCGTCCGCTACTTGGGCGCTTCCAACTTCGAGGTGGGTCTGGTCAACGCGGCCCAACTGCTGCCCTATCTCGTGCTCGGCCTGCTCGCGGGCGTCTTCATCGACCGCTGGCGACGCCGGCCGATGCTGATCCGGACCAGCATCGGGCGCGCGGTGCTGCTGGCATCAGTACCGGCGTTCTGGGCTGTCGGATGGCTGTCGCTGCCGCTACTGATCGTCATCCTGGTCGGTTTCGGCGCTCTGAACGTGTTCGCCATCGCCGGGGCCCAGTCGTTCCTGCCGGCGGTGGTGTCGCGACCCCAGCTGTTCCGGGCGAACGCCAGGATCGACCAGAGCGACGCGGTGGCCCAGACACTGGGACCAGCCGCCGGCGGCGCTCTGGTCGCGGCCCTCGGTGCCCCGCTGATCCTGCTGATCGACGCGGTGAGTTACGTGGTGAACGCCGTGCTGATCGGCAGGATCAAGGTCCTCGAACCGACGCCGGAGCCGGTGGACCGGCGATCGGGCATCGGCGCCGCCATCAAGGACGGCGTGCGGTGGATCTACCGGCACCCCACTCTCGGCCCGATGACCGTGTCCTCCCATGTCTGGTTCATCGGCAACAACGCCATGCTGACGGTGCTGGCGCCGTTCGCCCTGAGGGACCTGGACCTGAGTTCGCTCACCTTCGGGCTGCTGTTCGCACTGCTCGGGGTCGCAACGCTGGCGGGTGCGCTGCTGTCGCCGCGGATCGGTGACCTGCTGGGAGTCGGCCGGACCGTCGTGACCTGCCGGGCCGGCTATCCGGTGGCGCTGGTGCTGCTCGGGGTGATCGCCGGCCACGGGGTGTCCCGGACGGCGGCTGTCGTCGTGGTGTTCGGCGCGCTCGGACTGTGGGGGCTGATCAGCGGTGTCGAGAACCCGGTCGAGATGGGATACCGCCAGACGATCACCCCACCGAACTTCCTGGGCAGGGTGAATTCCACCGCTCGCTCGGCGAATCGGACCTGTGCCGTACTCGGCGCCCTGGCCGGTGGCGCTGTCTCGGGGGCGTTCGGCTACCGGACCGCCTTCCTGCTCGGCGCGGCCGCGCTCATCGCACCTTTCGTCATCGCGGTCGTCACGCCGCTGCGATCCGCCCGCATCGAGACCTGA
- the trmB gene encoding tRNA (guanosine(46)-N7)-methyltransferase TrmB — MNPSGSDHPSALELVEQKNRRGVVSFVRRSPRLTPQQQRLWDQFADRWLIEVPREGNSTSIDPQHQVDLAATFGREAPLIIEIGPGMGESLAPMAAARPDANVLAFEVYRPAIARILAKIDRVGAENVRVVQANAVDGLRQIAPEGGVDELWMFFPDPWHKSKHRKRRLLNHEFAELVASRLASGAVWRLATDWADYARQMRAVLDDHPAFESLYPGSFAPRWADRPVTKFEQRGIDEGREIFDLAYRRRPR, encoded by the coding sequence GTGAACCCATCTGGTTCGGATCATCCGTCGGCGCTGGAGTTGGTGGAGCAGAAGAACCGTCGTGGCGTGGTCTCCTTCGTCCGCCGCAGCCCGCGACTCACGCCGCAGCAACAACGACTGTGGGACCAGTTCGCCGATCGGTGGCTGATCGAGGTGCCGCGCGAGGGCAACAGCACCTCGATCGACCCGCAGCATCAGGTTGATCTGGCCGCCACCTTCGGCCGGGAGGCGCCGTTGATCATCGAGATCGGCCCGGGGATGGGCGAGTCCCTTGCGCCGATGGCGGCCGCCAGACCGGACGCCAATGTGCTCGCCTTCGAGGTGTATCGCCCGGCGATCGCCAGGATCCTGGCCAAGATCGACAGGGTCGGCGCGGAGAACGTCCGGGTCGTCCAGGCCAACGCCGTCGACGGGCTGCGCCAGATCGCCCCCGAGGGCGGTGTTGACGAGCTGTGGATGTTCTTCCCGGATCCGTGGCACAAGTCCAAGCACCGCAAGCGCCGGTTGCTCAACCACGAGTTCGCGGAGCTGGTCGCGTCCCGGCTGGCCTCCGGTGCGGTCTGGCGGCTGGCGACGGATTGGGCGGACTATGCCCGGCAGATGCGCGCCGTGCTCGATGATCATCCGGCCTTCGAGAGCCTCTACCCCGGCTCGTTCGCGCCACGCTGGGCCGACCGGCCGGTGACGAAGTTCGAGCAGCGCGGCATCGACGAGGGCCGGGAGATCTTCGACCTTGCCTACCGTCGCCGACCGCGGTGA
- a CDS encoding ABC transporter ATP-binding protein, giving the protein MTVNASDQRLSPALDLRGLVKRFGQKVAVRGLDLRVEQGRMFGLVGPNGAGKTTTLSMATGLLRPDAGEAYVLGRDVWRDPPAAKALMGVLPDGLRLFDRLSGSELLRYVGRLRGVPAGAIASRSAELLDALGLAEDAGQMVVDYSAGMTKKIGLACALIHAPRLLILDEPFEAVDPVSGEGIRSILRGYVASGGTVVLSSHVMELVESLCDSLAVVVGGQILAAGTLDEVRAGESLQQRFLDLVGFRSASHAGESEVLAWLRSSSV; this is encoded by the coding sequence ATGACGGTGAACGCATCGGACCAACGGCTGTCGCCTGCGCTCGACCTGAGAGGTCTGGTCAAGCGCTTCGGTCAGAAGGTCGCGGTCCGCGGACTGGATCTCCGGGTGGAGCAGGGACGCATGTTCGGCCTGGTCGGACCCAACGGCGCGGGCAAGACCACGACGCTGTCGATGGCGACCGGACTGCTCCGGCCGGACGCGGGCGAGGCGTACGTGCTGGGTCGCGACGTCTGGCGGGACCCACCCGCGGCCAAGGCGCTGATGGGCGTGCTGCCTGACGGTCTCCGGCTGTTCGACCGGCTGAGCGGCAGCGAACTGCTCCGATACGTCGGTCGGCTCCGTGGGGTACCGGCCGGTGCCATCGCGTCCCGTTCGGCGGAGCTGCTCGATGCGCTCGGGCTGGCCGAGGACGCCGGGCAGATGGTGGTCGACTATTCGGCCGGTATGACCAAGAAGATCGGCCTGGCCTGCGCCCTGATCCACGCCCCGCGTCTGCTCATCCTCGACGAGCCGTTCGAGGCGGTCGACCCGGTCTCCGGGGAGGGCATCCGGAGCATCCTGCGCGGCTACGTCGCCAGCGGAGGCACCGTGGTGCTGTCCAGCCACGTGATGGAACTGGTGGAGAGCCTGTGCGACAGCCTTGCGGTCGTCGTGGGCGGCCAGATCCTGGCGGCCGGCACGCTGGACGAGGTCCGGGCGGGTGAGTCGCTGCAACAGCGGTTCCTCGACCTGGTCGGATTCCGGTCGGCGTCGCACGCGGGAGAATCGGAGGTGTTGGCGTGGTTGCGGTCATCGTCGGTCTGA
- a CDS encoding tRNA pseudouridine(38-40) synthase TruA has translation MSAALTDAGPGRWRLDVSYRGTAFSGWAHQPGLRTVQGELELWLPRLLRVDHQLPLVVAGRTDAGVHARGQVCHFDCEPGVIADDGTTLLRRFARVLPDDLVVRRVQRAPEGFDARFSALRRRYVYRLADGPVPPDPLHRDHVARWPRPLDLQAMNTAAVGVLGLRDFAAFCKRREAATTIRTLIELSGRRVDHGPLAGVIEFTVVADAFCHSMVRSLVGALVRVGEGARDAEWLAGIAARGVRDSGIQVMPAAGLTLEQVDYPADDQLAARAVEARRTRELLGTTDD, from the coding sequence ATGTCAGCGGCGCTCACCGACGCAGGCCCGGGACGGTGGAGGCTCGACGTCAGCTACCGCGGGACGGCCTTCTCGGGCTGGGCACACCAGCCCGGACTGCGTACCGTACAAGGCGAACTGGAGCTGTGGTTGCCCCGGCTGCTCCGCGTTGATCATCAACTGCCGCTGGTGGTGGCCGGCCGGACCGATGCCGGAGTGCATGCCCGGGGACAGGTGTGTCACTTCGACTGCGAGCCGGGCGTGATCGCCGACGACGGCACGACGCTGCTCCGCCGCTTCGCCAGAGTCCTCCCCGATGATCTTGTGGTACGCCGGGTGCAGCGCGCACCGGAGGGTTTCGATGCCCGGTTCTCGGCACTGCGTCGCCGGTACGTCTATCGGCTTGCCGACGGCCCGGTACCGCCCGATCCGCTGCACCGTGATCATGTTGCCCGCTGGCCACGCCCACTCGATCTCCAGGCGATGAACACCGCTGCTGTCGGCGTGCTCGGTCTCCGCGACTTCGCGGCCTTCTGCAAGCGCCGGGAAGCAGCGACCACGATCCGTACCTTGATCGAACTGTCCGGCCGTCGTGTTGATCATGGTCCGCTTGCCGGAGTGATCGAGTTCACCGTGGTCGCGGACGCCTTCTGCCATTCGATGGTACGGTCCCTGGTCGGCGCTCTGGTCCGCGTCGGGGAGGGCGCACGGGATGCCGAGTGGCTGGCCGGGATCGCCGCTCGCGGCGTTCGGGACAGTGGCATCCAGGTGATGCCTGCCGCCGGGCTCACCCTGGAGCAGGTCGACTATCCGGCAGATGATCAACTCGCCGCCCGGGCGGTCGAGGCGCGCCGTACCCGGGAGTTGTTGGGGACGACCGATGACTGA
- a CDS encoding FAD-dependent oxidoreductase, whose product MVFGFEGNGLIAAIGISTWMSWVGQSVDRRMVVASAPVVALPKPCPERWGHDGRVTQRTTCLIAGGGPAGIMLGLLLARAGIEVTVAEKHGDFLRDFRGDTVHASTLQLLGELGLEDRFRAMPHVDLADYRLPLPNGRTIVLGDFSSLPGPYHHIALAPQWDLLSLLAETAAEEPSFRLLMNTEVLGPVVDHGRVVGARVRSADGESVIKADLTVACDGRNSDLRSGAGMVPHEYRVPYDVWWFRLSRTDAERESELPTLLPTIKPPDIMLAMSHHAYYQIAYLAPKGSQARLREEGIASFRARIARLRPDLADRVDELTSMDELPILDVRMNRLHRWHRPGLLCIGDAAHAMSPSGGVGVNLAIQDAVAAARCLAEPLRQRWVTDHDLDQVRRRRLFPTVFLQTGQRLLHATIYEPAMAGLPGGFEAATLVLRLLPWLSRPVGRLIAIGPRPETAPAFARR is encoded by the coding sequence GTGGTCTTCGGCTTCGAGGGCAACGGTCTGATCGCGGCGATCGGCATCTCGACCTGGATGAGCTGGGTGGGTCAATCTGTTGATCGCCGAATGGTGGTTGCATCGGCGCCGGTCGTCGCGCTCCCGAAGCCGTGCCCCGAGCGCTGGGGGCATGATGGCCGGGTGACCCAACGCACGACCTGCCTGATCGCCGGTGGTGGCCCCGCCGGCATCATGCTCGGCCTGTTGCTCGCCCGGGCCGGCATCGAGGTGACGGTCGCGGAGAAACATGGCGACTTCCTCCGGGACTTCCGTGGCGACACCGTGCACGCGTCGACGCTGCAACTGCTCGGTGAGCTCGGCCTGGAGGATCGGTTCCGGGCGATGCCGCATGTTGATCTTGCCGACTACCGTCTCCCGTTGCCCAACGGCAGAACCATCGTGCTGGGTGACTTCTCCAGCCTGCCCGGGCCCTACCACCACATCGCGCTTGCACCACAGTGGGACCTGCTGTCGCTGCTCGCCGAGACAGCCGCGGAGGAGCCGAGTTTCCGACTCTTGATGAACACCGAGGTGCTCGGCCCGGTTGTCGATCATGGTCGGGTGGTCGGGGCGCGGGTCAGGTCGGCCGACGGTGAGTCGGTGATCAAGGCCGATCTGACCGTCGCCTGTGACGGCCGCAACTCCGATCTTCGCTCCGGAGCCGGAATGGTGCCGCACGAATACCGGGTGCCGTACGACGTCTGGTGGTTCCGGCTGTCACGGACCGACGCGGAACGGGAGAGCGAACTGCCGACCCTGCTGCCGACGATCAAGCCGCCGGACATCATGCTGGCGATGAGCCATCACGCGTACTACCAGATCGCCTATCTGGCGCCGAAGGGTTCGCAGGCCAGGCTGCGGGAGGAGGGAATCGCATCCTTCCGGGCCCGGATCGCCAGGCTCCGTCCTGATCTTGCCGACCGGGTCGACGAACTGACCTCGATGGACGAGCTTCCGATCCTCGACGTCCGGATGAACCGGTTGCACCGCTGGCACCGGCCCGGACTGTTGTGCATCGGCGACGCGGCCCACGCGATGTCGCCGTCGGGTGGTGTCGGTGTGAACCTGGCCATCCAGGATGCGGTGGCCGCCGCCCGCTGCCTCGCAGAGCCGCTGCGGCAACGCTGGGTCACCGATCATGATCTTGATCAGGTACGCCGCCGGCGGCTGTTCCCGACGGTCTTCCTGCAAACCGGACAGCGGCTGCTGCACGCGACGATCTATGAGCCGGCGATGGCCGGTCTGCCGGGCGGCTTCGAGGCGGCGACCCTTGTGCTGCGGCTGCTGCCTTGGTTGTCCCGCCCTGTCGGCCGGTTGATCGCGATCGGTCCGCGCCCCGAAACCGCCCCCGCGTTCGCCCGGCGTTAA